DNA sequence from the Glycine soja cultivar W05 chromosome 18, ASM419377v2, whole genome shotgun sequence genome:
TCGGTAGTCCACCATTTAAGAGGAGAATGGGAGACCAGGGTTCATAAGTTGATACCGTACTAGGCCTACATCAGGAAGCTGATAGGGTACTTCGATGACATATCCTCACACCACATTCCTAGACAGGAGAATCGGATGGTCGATGCCCTTGCCACtttggcatccatgttccaaCTGACCCCGCACAGGGAtttgccgtacatcgaatttaGATGTCGTGGAAAGCCTGCACATTGCTACTTGATAGAAGAAGAGCAAGATGGCAAACCTTGGTacttcgatatcaagcgatacatCGAAGACAAGGAATACCCACGAGAGGCCTCCAATAATGACAAGAGAACGTTGTGAAGGTTGGCAACTGGCTTTTTCCTAAGTGGAAATATCCTGTACAAGAAGGACCATGATATGGTTTTGCTctgatgtgtggatgccagggaggctgAGCAGATGCTAGTGGAAGTGCATGAGGGATCCTTTAGGACACATGCCAACGAACACGCCATGGCCCAGAAGATTCTGAGGGCAgggtattactggctcactatggaaaacAATTGTTGTATCCATGTGAGAAAGTGCCACAAGTGCCAGGCCTTCGCCGATAACGTCAATGCTCTGCCCATGCCTTTGAATGTCTTGGCAGCACCTTGGACGTTCTCTATGTGGGGTATAGATGTAATTGGAGCTATCGAGCCTAAAGCTTTGAATGGACATTGCTTCATTTTGGTCGCcattgactacttcaccaaatgggttgaagcgGCTTCGTACGCCAGTGTAACTAGGAGTGTGGTGGTTAGGTTCATCAAGAAAGAGATAATTTGCCGGTATGGTTTACCTAGGAAGATTATCGCCGACAATGCCACCAATCTAAACAATAAAATGATGAAGGgaatgtgtgaggatttcaagatccaacaccataattctACACCTTATaggcccaagatgaatggggcagttGAGGCTGCTAAAAAGAACATCAAGAAAATAGTTCAGAAGATGactgtgtcatacaaggattggcacgagacgCTCCCCTTTGCGCTGCATGGTTATCGAACCTTCGTGCGCACATCCACTGGGGCAACCTCTTTCTCTTTGGTATACAGGATGGAGGTTGTGCTTTCGTTTGAAGTGGAGGTCCCTTCTTTGAGAATTCTAGTCGAATCAGGATTGGAGGAATCAGAATGGGCCCAAACTCGCTTTTATCAGTTGAATCTTATAGAAGGTAAGAGGTTGGCCGCCATGAACCATGGACAACTGTATCAAAGCCGAGTAAAGAAAacttttgacaagaaggtgcgCCCCCGCAAGTTCAGTGAAGGGGATCTCGTCTTGAAAAAAGTATCCCAAGCTCAAAAGGACCACATGGGGAAGTGGGCTccaaattatgaaggaccttttgttgtgaagaaggCGTTTCCGGGAGGGGCATTATTGCTTGCTAGCATGGATGATGAAGAGTTTCCTTCGCTCATGAATTCTGATATCATCAAACGATATTATGCATAATACCTAGGGCAGCTAGAAGGTTCAATACATGATTATTCTCTAAGGACTCATTGGGTTTTCTAAAGTCTTAAAATCTTTTGTAAACCATGTTCGCAACATTAATAAACATTGGATTAATGATTTGCATCTTAACTTCCTGTGTTATGTCTTTTACTTcttaagaacatacactctagACCTTGCCCACTAAATCCGAAGCCATTTGGCCCGATCAACGGGGTGTCGTAAGCGTtaaagtaaaattgaacacaaTAACACTTGTTTAATTGTTGCAATTAAACATCCAAAgcatgcatgcatttgcatcttgTCATCTTGCGGATCGAGGGTGAATAAAGCGTCATTTTGAGTGATGGTCAATACCACACCAAAATTGAGACAAGGGTAAGTGAAAGGTAATGCAAGCATTTTGTGGTGTTGTTTCACATTTGTTGCATGATGTCATTTGCTTTGTTCAAAGCTTAGGGGTAGGTACGAGCAAGTGCTAGGCCCATgatcaatcaatcatcatcCCATGTCCGGCtcaagatgttaaagaagcactcctaggaggcaacctagtacctcttgtagaagcaagtttcatgatgatgaaccaatcaattttgatgatgccaaaagcccaagtgattgattcaagacttcaagatcaagcatcaagaatccaatccgagattcaagattcaagagaagaaatcaagaagcaacaagtcaagacttcatataggataagtattaaaagattttttcaaaaaccaaatagcacatttttgttttacaaaagaattttctcaaattttctaagttaccaaagtgattactctctgttaatcgattaccagttatcagtaatcggttaccagtgacccgtttggttttcaaaatgttttcaaatgatttgtaacgttccaaaatgtttatcaaatagtgtaatcgattacactaaattagtaatcgattacaagtgaatctgaacgttggaattcaaatccaattgtgaagagtcacaacttttcataaaatgcattgtgtaatcaattacacctttgtggtaatcgattaccagtaaacagttttgaagaaaaagttaagagttataactcttaacatggttttctctaAAGTCACAACATTTCCAATGGCttctttgaccagacatgaagagtctataaaagcatgactttgaCACACATTCAAAAAGACATATATGATATTCTtctaaacaattatttttcacaatctttctctaaccattgcccattgctttttctttgccaaaaagctttctaaactttgtttcaaaactttgtttttctgcaagtggaaattctgcagaaaacaaaagtgtgctatattttcatcccttcttcctcttgacaaaagattcaagggactaactgcctgagaattcttttgattctcccttccctctcttgacaaaagattcaaagaactaaccgcccgagaattcttttgattcttctctttccctttaaaaaaaagatttcaaaggactaaccacttgGGATATCTTtcgtttccccttacaaagattcaaggtactaaccacctaagaattctttgtcttaacacattggagcgtacatcctttgtggtacaagtagagtgtacatctacttgggttatgatattaagaacaagagagggtacatctcttgtggatcagttcaagtggagcatacatccacttggttgttcaaagagaacaagggagtgtacatcccttgtggatctttgcttgtaaaggattttacaaggttattggaaatctcaggaaccggtggttgcttggggactagatgtaggcacaggttgttgttgaaccagtataaatcttgtgtttgtcttcttcttttctacactctttaatttccgctatgTACTTTTCATTTCTGCTTTactttttgtctaagttattgtttctgttctttactttctcataacttagtagtaaagcctaattgaatatagtaacattaagaaggataaatttttaattagtcaagacacgttcataattaattcaacccccccttcataattattccgaggccacttgatccaacacctcTAATTCTAGTCTTTAaaattcctgcttttattcatttgtttgttttcttgaattatattTGAATTCACCTAAATTTATTTTGCAACTATaggagtttaaaaaaaaatataaaaataacaagggataatcaaatttttgtaaaaggattttgcaaaaaaaaaaaaaaggaattagcTCGCTCGGGCGAGCATGTCTGACGAGAGTTTTTAAAAGGGGGGGAGGGTGAAGCCATTTCTTCACCCCATTTCTTccataaactttcaaaaatgcCAAGTGCCTATGGTAGTGCTCCAATTCAGCAGCCCCAAGCCTCCATTAGTGTGTTTTTGCCTTCATTTTGCACTTTTATTCATCTTCTACAAGTGAGTACCGCTTCCTTTCAAGTTTTGGCTTTCCATTATGGTATTTTAGTGCCTTATTTGTCATGTTCTTGGCAACTTTGTGAGGCATTTTGTTTATGAATCCATGCTTTGTTTGCTTGATTTGGGGGCTGTAGGGGATGGCCATAAGCCCATCTTGGATGTTGG
Encoded proteins:
- the LOC114396968 gene encoding uncharacterized protein LOC114396968, translated to MTLFKEGVEDEDRDKWIVWFDGASSALGHGVRVVLVTPDDQCIPFTTRLDFDCTNNMAEYEAYALGIQGQLTSRSSCSKKLIGYFDDISSHHIPRQENRMVDALATLASMFQLTPHRDLPYIEFRCRGKPAHCYLIEEEQDGKPWYFDIKRYIEDKEYPREASNNDKRTL